The following DNA comes from Dermacentor andersoni chromosome 2, qqDerAnde1_hic_scaffold, whole genome shotgun sequence.
AAATGGTTAAATCATTTTATTCATATGCGCCATTTATCTCAGTCATTGCAGGGCCAAATGGATGACCGAAAGCTCACACAAGAGCCCGTTGGTCTCCCGCACCCTTTTTCGTCATAAAACTTGACAGGCATCGCATGCGTTTTTCATCTACGACGGCGGAAGCCATGGTGACTAACGGCCAAGCCACCATAACCAGTTGGCACGTATTGGCCTGCCACGTAGCCGGCAGACCCGTAACCGAGAGGAGTCTGTCCACCACTAGCATAACCGCCAAGGGCCGGGCCACTAGGGGCGTAGCCGAAGCGCCCGTAACCACCATACCCGGCTACCGCACCACGGCGGCCGTAAGGATCGTATCCGTATCCACCATATCCACTCAACGCGTTGCTGTAACCAGCGGATGCCCTGGCGCCGTACGGAGCAGGTCTTGCCGCCTCTGCAGGAACGGGCGGGACCACGGGCGCAGCATTGAACACAACGTCGGCGCTGGCTCCGGGCGCGGTGCCCGGTTCATTGGAGTCTACTGTGGCGCGGAAGCCGTTGGCGTCCGCGATGTA
Coding sequences within:
- the LOC126540830 gene encoding uncharacterized protein, with amino-acid sequence MHASVDFVVVLILSWLVVPAKLLVYWFFAKACALNHHDSASGYQGPGYSGYGGYKAPAAGTPYQGYAGYSAPPQPYSFGYDTADEFGNRQFRSEQGDSSNVKTGSYGYTDVNGLYRRVNYIADANGFRATVDSNEPGTAPGASADVVFNAAPVVPPVPAEAARPAPYGARASAGYSNALSGYGGYGYDPYGRRGAVAGYGGYGRFGYAPSGPALGGYASGGQTPLGYGSAGYVAGQYVPTGYGGLAVSHHGFRRRR